The genomic region CAAGTTGGCTCACACCAGAGGGTGTATACTCTAATACTTCCGCCGCTTTTGAAAAACTGCCATATTCAACTGAAGCCATAAATGCTTTGCATCTTGAAGTTTCCATAATACACCTCTTGTTTTAAGTTTTACTATATACAGATATTATATATTGTAGTTTTACTTATCATTAATATTATTGTATAGTAAAGTTAAAGAAAATACAATCATATTTATTAGATAGTTGCAGAATGTAAATTTGAAAATATTTAGTGTTATCCACAATTAGAAAACTTAAAACTTCAATAAAGCATTTAAACTATCAGACATATACAAAAAAAGACATAAGAAACTAAAGGTTAAATTTAACCAGTTAAATTTTTTGATTCTATGTAGAAATCAAGCTATTAGATTTTTAATAGCAAGTGGTTTATCTGAATTACCAGTTCTAAAAATAAGAATAAAAGCAATTAACTGAGAAATACATGCAAGCAATACATCTGATTTTAAAGATATTGTATTTCTAACTTTAGAAGTTTTGATTTGTATAAAGTTTTTAATCTGAGAAATTGATCTTTCACAAATAGTTCTAAGCCTATATAGTTTTTGCCACTTAAGGCTATCACGAGGCATTGAAGAATTAAATCTGTAATTATGATGAATAGTAATGTTTTTAATCCTACCACATTTTGAAGGAGTACAAGGATTTTCACAACTTAAACATATTTAAGTTTACCACCAAAGTTGACCTTTTTAGACTTTGGGCAAAGATATTTAATTCTATCAGCTCTACCTTTTTCCCTTGTGATACCATCATAAACCATTGGTAAATCGGGGTCATTAGGACAAAGTGGGATACCAATTTCATTAAATCCAGGTTGAGGTAACCCTTGAGAATTACGAGGATTTAAGTTGATAATAGGCATAATGTTTTTCTTATGAAGATAAGCATAATTATCATCAGCATCAAATCCGGAATCACCTAAAAAGTAATTGTAATTAAATTTTGGATGCAATTGAAAAAAGGTTTCTAAAGAAGGAATTAAAGACTTAGAATCAAAAGAATCTTTAATATCCTGAGGCCTTAAACCTTGATCAAGATTGTTATCAGAATCATAAAAGTTAACATTCCTAACAAGTCCAAGAGCATTAGTGGAAATAATACATCTTAAAAAGTATCCAAAATGACCATTAAGATAAGTTAGCTTTGCATCTGCATTAGAAGAAGCAAATTTCGGCATTTGACCTTGTGCATACTTTTCAACATCGAATCCTGAATTAGGATTAGTCTTTGCAAGGAAATTAG from Tissierellales bacterium harbors:
- a CDS encoding transposase encodes the protein MPVSAKQLNFCNISNNFNAFYNQNQDNLLSLLDEFINISDFIPFSFYQKYYAKFGTKRDFSIESMLNAFIIKNILSIPSIDLLITILSISSELRQFCGFLKVPHKSQFSRFKSDFLDNFNDLFNNLVDFTEDISKAINPFLSSILITDTTGIEAYVTENNLKFYQSQLKKSKTYSNFLAKTNPNSGFDVEKYAQGQMPKFASSNADAKLTYLNGHFGYFLRCIISTNALGLVRNVNFYDSDNNLDQGLRPQDIKDSFDSKSLIPSLETFFQLHPKFNYNYFLGDSGFDADDNYAYLHKKNIMPIINLNPRNSQGLPQPGFNEIGIPLCPNDPDLPMVYDGITREKGRADRIKYLCPKSKKVNFGGKLKYV